One genomic segment of Helianthus annuus cultivar XRQ/B chromosome 14, HanXRQr2.0-SUNRISE, whole genome shotgun sequence includes these proteins:
- the LOC110904456 gene encoding putative serine/threonine-protein kinase isoform X1 gives MKMCFPCLQCFCSTSDDKVVVSKNDKGGESGKKFRLFSYHELKVACDGFSSKNKVGEGGCGAVYKGRLTDGTMVAIKVLSVELESMRGEREFISEIAALSDAQHENLVNLHGCCVEEATRCLVYDYMENNSLAYQFLGREQNRNSFDWTKRKNVLLGVAKALAYLHEEINPHIVHRDIKASNVLLDHNFNPKVADFGLARLFQEGTSHISTRVAGTLGYLSPEYAVSGRLTRKSDVYSFGVLLLEIISGQSVVNFDMEHGEQFLVDKAWGMHNCERLVELVDPMLLKGGDDDDDRLRAEGVQFMKVGLLCVQEVTKLRPKMSTVIKMLTGDTSVEGVKISQPGFVADLMDVKLNTKKSTSTF, from the exons ATGAAGATGTGTTTCCCCTGTTTACAATGTTTCTGCTCAACTTCAGATGACAAAGTGGTGGTCAGTAAGAATGACAAAG GTGGAGAAAGTGGTAAGAAATTTAGGTTGTTTTCTTACCATGAGCTGAAAGTTGCTTGTGATGGTTTCAGTTCCAAGAACAAAGTTGGGGAGGGAGGATGTGGTGCTGTTTACAAG GGTCGACTAACAGACGGGACAATGGTGGCAATAAAAGTGTTATCAGTTGAACTCGAATCAATGAGAGGAGAACGTGAATTCATATCCGAAATTGCTGCATTATCCGATGCGCAGCATGAAAATCTTGTAAACCTTCATGGATGTTGCGTTGAAGAAGCGACAAGATGTTTGGTATACGATTATATGGAAAACAACAGCCTTGCATATCAATTTCTAG GTCGGGAGCAAAATAGGAATAGCTTCGATTGGACAAAGAGGAAGAATGTTTTACTAGGAGTTGCTAAAGCATTAGCATATCTTCATGAAGAGATAAACCCTCATATAGTTCATAGAGATATCAAAGCAAGCAATGTGCTTTTAGATCACAATTTTAATCCAAAAGTTGCGGATTTTGGTCTTGCAAGGTTATTTCAAGAAGGCACGTCTCACATTAGTACTCGTGTCGCTGGTACATT AGGGTATCTCTCTCCAGAATATGCTGTCAGCGGACGATTGACTCGAAAATCTGACGTGTATAGCTTTGGCGTACTACTTCTTGAAATAATAAGTGGACAGTCAGTCGTAAATTTCGATATGGAACATGGAGAGCAATTCTTGGTTGATAAG GCATGGGGTATGCATAACTGCGAGCGTCTAGTAGAGCTGGTGGACCCCATGTTGTTGAAAGggggtgatgatgatgatgataggtTAAGAGCCGAAGGTGTGCAGTTCATGAAGGTCGGGTTATTATGTGTTCAAGAGGTCACAAAGCTTCGGCCCAAAATGTCTACAGTCATCAAGATGTTGACTGGGGACACAAGTGTCGAGGGAGTGAAGATTTCACAACCGGGGTTCGTCGCTGATCTCATGGATGTCAAACTCAATACAAAAAAGTCGACTTCTACTTTTTAA
- the LOC110904456 gene encoding putative serine/threonine-protein kinase isoform X2 — protein sequence MVAIKVLSVELESMRGEREFISEIAALSDAQHENLVNLHGCCVEEATRCLVYDYMENNSLAYQFLGREQNRNSFDWTKRKNVLLGVAKALAYLHEEINPHIVHRDIKASNVLLDHNFNPKVADFGLARLFQEGTSHISTRVAGTLGYLSPEYAVSGRLTRKSDVYSFGVLLLEIISGQSVVNFDMEHGEQFLVDKAWGMHNCERLVELVDPMLLKGGDDDDDRLRAEGVQFMKVGLLCVQEVTKLRPKMSTVIKMLTGDTSVEGVKISQPGFVADLMDVKLNTKKSTSTF from the exons ATGGTGGCAATAAAAGTGTTATCAGTTGAACTCGAATCAATGAGAGGAGAACGTGAATTCATATCCGAAATTGCTGCATTATCCGATGCGCAGCATGAAAATCTTGTAAACCTTCATGGATGTTGCGTTGAAGAAGCGACAAGATGTTTGGTATACGATTATATGGAAAACAACAGCCTTGCATATCAATTTCTAG GTCGGGAGCAAAATAGGAATAGCTTCGATTGGACAAAGAGGAAGAATGTTTTACTAGGAGTTGCTAAAGCATTAGCATATCTTCATGAAGAGATAAACCCTCATATAGTTCATAGAGATATCAAAGCAAGCAATGTGCTTTTAGATCACAATTTTAATCCAAAAGTTGCGGATTTTGGTCTTGCAAGGTTATTTCAAGAAGGCACGTCTCACATTAGTACTCGTGTCGCTGGTACATT AGGGTATCTCTCTCCAGAATATGCTGTCAGCGGACGATTGACTCGAAAATCTGACGTGTATAGCTTTGGCGTACTACTTCTTGAAATAATAAGTGGACAGTCAGTCGTAAATTTCGATATGGAACATGGAGAGCAATTCTTGGTTGATAAG GCATGGGGTATGCATAACTGCGAGCGTCTAGTAGAGCTGGTGGACCCCATGTTGTTGAAAGggggtgatgatgatgatgataggtTAAGAGCCGAAGGTGTGCAGTTCATGAAGGTCGGGTTATTATGTGTTCAAGAGGTCACAAAGCTTCGGCCCAAAATGTCTACAGTCATCAAGATGTTGACTGGGGACACAAGTGTCGAGGGAGTGAAGATTTCACAACCGGGGTTCGTCGCTGATCTCATGGATGTCAAACTCAATACAAAAAAGTCGACTTCTACTTTTTAA
- the LOC110904458 gene encoding V-type proton ATPase subunit G1 has product MEDYRRQGGIQQLLAAEQEARQIVNAARTAKSNRLKQAKDEAEDEVAKYRTQMEKEYQKTVSESTGFSGVNVKRLDEETVKKIDHLKKQAAKVSPEVVKLLMNQVTNV; this is encoded by the exons ATGGAAGATTACAGAAGACAAGGTGGAATTCAGCAATTGCTAGCTGCTGAACAAGAAGCTCGACAAATCGTCAATGCTGCAAGAACTG CAAAATCGAACAGGCTTAAACAAGCCAAGGATGAAGCTGAAGATGAAGTAGCCAAATATCGAACCCAAATGGAGAAAGAATACCAGAAAACAGTCTCGGAG TCAACCGGTTTTTCTGGAGTGAATGTAAAGCGACTCGATGAAGAGACGGTTAAAAAGATCGATCACTTGAAGAAACAAGCTGCAAAGGTTTCGCCAGAGGTCGTCAAGTTGCTTATGAACCAGGTTACTAATGTCTag